One Sphingomicrobium sp. XHP0239 DNA segment encodes these proteins:
- a CDS encoding peptidylprolyl isomerase: MADTLTLTLSTGGDVVIKLLPDIAPKHVERITKLAKDGFYDGVVFHRVIPGFMAQGGDPTGKGTGGSDLPDLPAEFNDHHHARGTCSMARTADPNSANSQFFICFGEAGFLDNQYTVWGEVQSGMEHVDALPTGEPVPNPGKIEKATVS, encoded by the coding sequence ATGGCTGACACCCTCACCCTCACACTTTCGACCGGCGGCGACGTCGTCATCAAACTGCTGCCCGACATCGCGCCCAAGCATGTCGAACGCATCACCAAGCTGGCGAAGGACGGATTCTACGACGGCGTGGTCTTCCACCGCGTCATCCCCGGCTTCATGGCGCAGGGGGGCGATCCGACCGGCAAGGGCACGGGCGGCAGCGACCTTCCCGACCTGCCCGCCGAGTTCAACGATCACCATCACGCCCGTGGTACCTGCTCGATGGCGCGTACCGCCGATCCGAACAGCGCGAACAGCCAGTTCTTCATCTGCTTCGGCGAGGCCGGATTCCTCGACAACCAGTACACCGTCTGGGGCGAGGTTCAGAGCGGCATGGAACATGTCGATGCCCTTCCGACGGGCGAACCGGTGCCCAACCCCGGCAAGATCGAGAAAGCGACGGTTTCCTAG
- a CDS encoding phospholipase D-like domain-containing protein, whose translation MKRRMAPDLTFTVDANEMALYASGDARKALILDWIDRAQTTLDLLFYDLADDASGTAIRDALARAAERGVRVRLVIDGFGLRDLEDEDAFFAPIRAAGGTTLVFNARFGRRYLIRNHQKIFIADGERAIIGGANLCDDYLGDHDTAWRDLWLSIEGDATRPLADYFEDVLGWMKTNKAHLRRLSDIVARHSTTRGPLQWQFSAPWPRHTPWPGGLIRDFWDARHVELVMAYFSPSGAFLRRLERVSRDGGTVKLLVPAKSDNTTTIAAARHSYHQLMAAGVTIHEYEKTKMHTKLAVVDDVVHIGSSNFDFRSLFVNMEVMLRIEDADAATKMRGWIADERRDARAITPEVQAQRDTFWARTRWAISNFLVTWLDYTVSRRLNLPLGGGE comes from the coding sequence ATGAAACGGCGCATGGCGCCCGATCTGACCTTCACCGTCGACGCAAACGAGATGGCGCTCTACGCGTCCGGCGACGCGCGAAAGGCCCTTATTCTCGATTGGATCGACCGGGCGCAGACCACGCTTGACCTGCTGTTCTACGATCTGGCCGACGATGCCAGCGGCACGGCCATTCGCGATGCGCTGGCCCGGGCGGCGGAGCGGGGGGTGCGCGTGCGGCTGGTGATCGACGGCTTTGGCCTGCGCGATCTGGAAGACGAGGACGCGTTTTTCGCACCGATCCGCGCGGCGGGTGGGACCACGTTGGTCTTCAACGCGCGGTTCGGACGCCGCTACCTCATTCGCAACCACCAGAAGATCTTCATCGCCGACGGCGAGCGCGCAATCATCGGCGGCGCGAACCTGTGCGACGATTATCTCGGCGATCACGATACCGCCTGGCGCGATCTGTGGTTGAGCATCGAGGGCGACGCCACGCGCCCGCTGGCCGACTATTTCGAGGACGTTCTCGGCTGGATGAAGACGAACAAGGCGCACCTGCGCCGCCTGTCGGACATCGTGGCGCGGCACAGTACCACGCGCGGTCCGCTCCAATGGCAGTTTTCGGCGCCGTGGCCGCGCCACACGCCGTGGCCGGGCGGCCTGATCCGCGATTTCTGGGATGCGAGGCACGTCGAGCTGGTGATGGCTTATTTCTCGCCTTCGGGCGCCTTTCTTCGGCGGCTCGAGCGCGTGTCGCGCGACGGGGGTACGGTGAAGCTGCTGGTGCCGGCCAAGTCCGACAATACGACCACCATCGCGGCGGCGCGGCACAGCTATCACCAGTTGATGGCGGCGGGCGTGACGATCCACGAATATGAAAAGACGAAGATGCACACCAAGCTCGCGGTCGTCGACGACGTCGTGCATATCGGCAGCTCGAACTTCGATTTCCGCAGCCTGTTCGTGAACATGGAAGTCATGCTCCGGATCGAGGACGCGGACGCGGCGACGAAGATGCGTGGCTGGATTGCGGACGAACGGCGCGATGCGCGGGCCATCACGCCGGAGGTTCAGGCGCAGCGGGACACCTTTTGGGCGCGGACGCGCTGGGCCATCTCCAACTTCCTCGTCACTTGGCTCGACTATACCGTCAGCCGGCGCCTGAACCTGCCTCTGGGCGGAGGCGAGTGA
- a CDS encoding CDC48 family AAA ATPase, with the protein MADAETQTKAARVQVANLPPADSGRGLARLPVSVMEALGLSDGDVIAVTGKRMTPARAIRPYKDDKGLDIVRLDGLQRSNAGVGSGDFVNVQKAQSKPAKKVTFAPAQQNVRLQGSTDALKRSFFGAPILKGDLVATAGHQRVNMDMPENIRQLLQAPAFALQEIRLKVVATKPEGIVHIDADTEIDLVPAGEKVRDGERPAVTYDDLGGMTNTIDALREMVELPLRHPELFQRLGVDPPKGVLLHGPPGTGKTMLARAVANESDAEFFHIAGPEVMGAAYGESEKKLRELFEQAAKAAPSIVFIDEIDSIAPKRDDVKGEAEKRLVAQLLTLMDGLEPRANLVVIAATNRPDAIDPALRRPGRFDREIVIGVPDERGRREIFGIHTRGMPLAEDVDLDRLSRRTYGFVGADIASLTREAALESVRRIMPKLNLDEDVIPDEILETLAVTADDFRDALKRVQPSAMREVMVQMPSIGWDDIGGLDESRDKLKEGVELPLKHPDAFRRLGIRPARGFLLYGPPGTGKTLLAKATARESEANFIATKSSDLLSKWYGESEQQIARLFSRARQVAPTVIFIDELDSLVPARGRGGSGEPAVTERVVNTILSEMDGLEEMNNVVVIGATNRPNLIDPALLRPGRFDELIYVGPPAREGRLQILKIHTENMPLADDVDLEDLANRAKRFTGADLEDLTRRAGLIAMRRDMDQALVTKEDFDNALKETRPSVTQKMLDQYKKIRDNLKQDALKPEPTIGFISPGMLEPRDGRDPDGEEE; encoded by the coding sequence TTGGCCGACGCCGAAACCCAGACCAAAGCCGCCCGCGTCCAGGTTGCCAACCTGCCACCCGCCGATTCGGGCCGGGGCCTCGCCCGCCTTCCCGTATCCGTGATGGAGGCACTGGGCCTTTCCGATGGCGACGTGATCGCAGTGACGGGCAAGCGCATGACTCCCGCCCGCGCGATCCGCCCTTACAAGGACGACAAGGGCCTCGACATCGTGCGCCTCGACGGGCTTCAGCGCTCGAATGCGGGCGTGGGGTCGGGTGACTTCGTCAATGTCCAGAAGGCGCAGTCCAAGCCTGCCAAAAAGGTCACTTTCGCCCCCGCGCAGCAGAACGTGCGCCTCCAGGGCTCGACCGACGCGCTGAAGCGCAGCTTCTTCGGCGCGCCGATCCTCAAGGGCGATCTCGTCGCCACCGCGGGCCACCAGCGCGTAAACATGGATATGCCAGAGAATATCCGGCAGCTGCTGCAGGCACCCGCCTTCGCATTGCAGGAAATCCGCCTCAAGGTCGTCGCGACCAAGCCCGAAGGCATCGTCCATATCGATGCCGACACCGAGATCGACCTTGTTCCCGCGGGCGAAAAGGTCCGCGACGGCGAGCGGCCGGCGGTCACCTACGACGATCTCGGCGGGATGACGAATACCATCGACGCGCTGCGCGAGATGGTCGAGCTTCCCCTTCGTCACCCCGAACTGTTCCAGCGCCTTGGCGTCGACCCGCCGAAGGGCGTGTTGCTGCATGGCCCCCCCGGTACCGGAAAGACCATGCTGGCCCGCGCGGTCGCCAACGAGAGCGATGCCGAATTCTTCCACATCGCTGGGCCCGAAGTCATGGGCGCCGCCTATGGCGAATCCGAAAAGAAACTGCGCGAACTCTTCGAACAGGCCGCAAAGGCCGCGCCGAGCATCGTCTTCATCGACGAGATCGATTCGATCGCGCCCAAACGCGACGATGTGAAGGGCGAGGCGGAAAAGCGCCTCGTCGCCCAGCTGCTCACGCTGATGGACGGGTTGGAGCCGCGGGCGAACCTCGTGGTCATCGCCGCCACGAACCGGCCCGATGCCATCGATCCCGCTCTGCGCCGCCCCGGCCGCTTCGACCGCGAGATCGTCATCGGCGTGCCTGACGAGCGTGGGCGGCGCGAGATCTTCGGCATCCATACCCGTGGCATGCCGCTGGCAGAGGATGTCGATCTCGACCGCCTGTCGCGCCGCACCTACGGGTTCGTTGGCGCCGACATCGCCAGCCTGACGCGCGAAGCGGCGCTCGAAAGCGTTCGGCGGATCATGCCCAAACTCAACCTCGACGAGGACGTTATCCCCGACGAAATCCTCGAGACGCTGGCCGTCACCGCCGACGATTTCCGGGACGCGCTGAAGCGCGTGCAGCCGAGCGCGATGCGCGAAGTGATGGTGCAGATGCCCTCGATCGGATGGGACGACATCGGCGGCCTCGATGAATCGCGCGACAAGCTCAAGGAGGGCGTCGAGCTCCCCCTTAAGCATCCCGACGCCTTTCGCCGCCTCGGCATCCGTCCGGCGCGCGGCTTCCTGCTCTACGGACCGCCCGGAACCGGCAAGACCTTGCTGGCCAAGGCGACCGCGCGCGAATCCGAAGCCAATTTCATCGCCACCAAATCGAGTGACCTGCTCAGCAAGTGGTATGGCGAGAGCGAGCAGCAGATCGCGCGTCTGTTCAGCCGCGCGCGCCAGGTCGCCCCGACCGTCATCTTCATCGACGAACTCGACAGCCTCGTCCCCGCTCGCGGTCGCGGTGGCAGCGGCGAACCGGCGGTTACCGAGCGGGTGGTAAACACGATCCTGTCGGAAATGGACGGGCTCGAGGAGATGAACAACGTCGTCGTCATCGGCGCGACCAACCGGCCCAATCTTATCGATCCGGCGCTGCTGCGCCCTGGCCGCTTCGACGAACTGATCTACGTCGGTCCGCCGGCGCGCGAGGGACGGTTGCAGATCCTCAAGATCCATACCGAGAACATGCCGCTAGCCGACGATGTCGATCTGGAGGATCTGGCCAATCGGGCCAAGCGCTTCACCGGCGCGGATCTGGAAGACCTCACGCGCCGTGCGGGTCTCATCGCCATGCGTCGCGACATGGACCAGGCGCTGGTCACGAAGGAGGACTTCGACAATGCGCTTAAGGAGACGCGCCCCTCGGTCACGCAGAAGATGCTCGATCAGTACAAGAAGATTCGCGACAATCTGAAGCAGGATGCGCTGAAGCCCGAACCCACGATCGGCTTCATTTCGCCCGGAATGCTCGAGCCGCGGGACGGCCGCGATCCGGACGGCGAGGAAGAATGA
- a CDS encoding DUF1489 family protein produces the protein MHLTKVAYGVKTLPTLEKRLAGRARGGEVRIVTKRRPVRHAEVANGGRLHWIVKHRIVARSKVLRFEERSDGRWDIIIAAKLEGCAAFPKRAHQGWRYLEAKDAPGTEDDGSGIGDLPPRLYGKLAGLGLV, from the coding sequence GTGCACCTCACCAAAGTCGCCTATGGCGTGAAGACGCTGCCGACGCTGGAAAAGCGGCTGGCGGGCCGCGCACGCGGGGGCGAGGTGCGGATCGTGACCAAGCGTCGCCCCGTGCGCCATGCCGAAGTGGCGAACGGCGGACGGCTGCACTGGATCGTCAAGCACCGTATCGTCGCGCGGTCCAAGGTGCTGCGGTTCGAGGAACGATCGGACGGCCGATGGGACATCATCATCGCCGCAAAACTCGAGGGCTGTGCCGCCTTTCCCAAGCGCGCGCACCAAGGATGGCGTTACCTCGAGGCGAAGGACGCACCGGGAACCGAGGACGACGGTTCGGGGATCGGCGACCTGCCCCCGCGCCTTTACGGCAAGCTGGCGGGGCTGGGTCTGGTCTGA
- a CDS encoding MFS transporter, which translates to MNAATPFGKVAGSALTSRQFILLYAAMLVAAAGNTALQSVMPAIGRAIGIPDVVVALTFTVSAAMWVFFAPRWASLSDTRGRKPLILLGVGAGFTVSTLLCGIVLFAGLNGWMGAYLTFAVFALARAFYGIFGCATPSATQAYLASRTRRGSRVDAIAGLSSSFSLGTIVGPALAPLFVLPLLGLSGPLFVFAAFGAVVMIAVWAMLPNDLGPRRGPRRGQGAAMSYPSLATAPTGASVRAATNPRSKMRWSDPRIRGWITAGVATNHAMAGILTIMGFFTIDRLGLEPVGAEQEIALVMLAGAAATLAAQWGLIPRLRLAPRALMVWGSLIAAVGLLGTMVASSLYGIVLGFALTNIGFGFTRPGFTAGASLAVGLDEQGGVAGIVTSANGLAFVAAPTIGILLYGAAAWLPFAIATALLIVMALWCRRL; encoded by the coding sequence GTGAACGCGGCGACCCCGTTCGGCAAGGTGGCGGGTAGCGCCCTGACCAGCCGCCAGTTCATTCTCCTGTACGCGGCCATGCTGGTGGCGGCGGCGGGAAATACGGCGCTTCAGTCGGTCATGCCCGCGATCGGTCGCGCGATCGGGATTCCCGACGTCGTGGTCGCGCTGACCTTTACGGTGTCGGCAGCGATGTGGGTGTTCTTCGCCCCGCGCTGGGCGAGCCTCAGCGATACGCGGGGGCGAAAGCCGCTCATCCTGCTGGGGGTCGGCGCTGGGTTCACGGTGTCGACACTGCTGTGCGGGATCGTGCTGTTCGCCGGGCTGAACGGCTGGATGGGTGCCTATCTCACCTTCGCGGTCTTCGCCTTGGCGCGGGCCTTCTACGGCATCTTCGGATGCGCGACGCCGAGCGCGACGCAGGCCTATCTCGCCAGCCGGACGCGGCGCGGGTCGCGGGTCGATGCGATCGCCGGACTGTCGTCGAGTTTCTCGCTGGGGACGATCGTCGGGCCCGCGTTGGCGCCGTTGTTCGTGCTGCCTCTTCTCGGACTGTCCGGCCCGCTGTTCGTCTTCGCCGCGTTCGGTGCCGTCGTCATGATCGCTGTGTGGGCGATGCTCCCCAACGATCTGGGCCCGCGCCGAGGACCCCGACGGGGGCAGGGCGCCGCCATGAGCTATCCCAGCCTCGCCACCGCCCCCACGGGGGCGAGCGTCCGGGCGGCGACCAACCCGCGATCGAAGATGCGCTGGTCCGACCCGCGCATCCGCGGCTGGATCACCGCCGGGGTGGCGACCAACCATGCGATGGCGGGCATCCTCACGATCATGGGCTTCTTCACCATCGACCGGCTGGGGCTGGAGCCGGTGGGGGCGGAACAGGAGATCGCGCTGGTGATGCTGGCCGGGGCGGCGGCCACGCTGGCGGCGCAATGGGGGCTGATCCCGCGCCTGCGGCTGGCTCCGCGCGCGTTGATGGTCTGGGGATCGCTGATTGCCGCGGTCGGCCTCCTCGGAACGATGGTGGCGAGTAGCCTCTACGGCATCGTGCTGGGGTTCGCGCTTACCAATATCGGGTTTGGCTTCACCCGTCCCGGTTTTACCGCGGGGGCGAGCCTGGCGGTCGGGCTCGACGAACAGGGCGGCGTCGCGGGAATCGTGACCAGCGCCAACGGCCTCGCCTTCGTCGCGGCGCCGACCATCGGCATCCTGCTCTACGGCGCGGCGGCGTGGCTTCCGTTCGCCATCGCCACCGCGCTCCTGATCGTCATGGCGCTGTGGTGCCGGCGCCTCTGA
- a CDS encoding GIN domain-containing protein — MRIIASLLALFAFVSPAQAQIFSQPIERNYSVTSYDRVRVEGGLSVTMVTGVSPFARAKGRAADMDGLTIDLNGRTLVIRQSVNNRRRSEAPGPVTIEVGTPRLSQAWVNGSGTLDIDRVEGLEFDASVNGAGRLRIGALEADNFELLLNGAASAEIAGRVESGTVVVRGVSSLRGAGLDIEQLTLGVDGPGYVELGVAETAEIDSIGAGTIALDGAPACVTRLSGPTVLTGCAPGR; from the coding sequence ATGAGAATCATCGCCTCCCTCCTCGCCCTGTTTGCCTTCGTGTCGCCCGCGCAAGCGCAGATCTTCAGCCAGCCGATCGAACGCAACTATTCGGTCACCAGCTACGATCGCGTCCGGGTCGAGGGCGGGCTGTCGGTCACGATGGTCACGGGCGTCTCGCCCTTCGCCCGTGCCAAGGGCAGGGCCGCCGACATGGACGGGCTGACCATCGATCTGAATGGCCGCACGCTGGTGATCCGCCAATCGGTGAACAATCGCCGCCGCAGCGAGGCCCCCGGTCCCGTTACGATCGAAGTGGGGACGCCGCGTCTCAGCCAGGCCTGGGTCAACGGATCGGGCACGCTCGACATCGACCGGGTCGAGGGGCTCGAATTCGATGCGTCGGTCAATGGTGCCGGACGACTGCGGATCGGGGCGCTGGAGGCGGACAATTTCGAGCTTCTGCTCAACGGCGCGGCCAGTGCCGAGATCGCCGGGCGGGTGGAAAGCGGCACCGTCGTGGTTCGCGGCGTCTCGTCGTTGCGCGGCGCGGGGCTCGATATCGAACAACTGACGCTGGGCGTCGATGGACCGGGCTATGTCGAACTGGGTGTGGCCGAAACCGCCGAGATCGACAGCATCGGCGCGGGCACGATCGCGCTGGACGGGGCTCCGGCCTGCGTCACGCGCCTGTCGGGTCCGACCGTCCTGACCGGCTGCGCGCCCGGTCGCTGA
- a CDS encoding SDR family NAD(P)-dependent oxidoreductase: MTPVTLVTGASAGLGAEFARRYAERGDRLVLVARRQDRIEELAAELGNARSVAMDLSEPGAAARLLDDIRTNGETVARLINNAGFGLVGRFAKLDGTQQRAMVDLNCGVLTELAHGVLQPMKAAQSGEILNVASVAAFQPGPGMAVYFATKAYVLSFSEALHEEVREKGVKVSCLCPGATRTEFGEVAGFEASKAMQKAMDTVSQQAAEVVDAGIRGLDANKAVVVPGAINKISANSSRFLPRAAMRRITKLLKK; encoded by the coding sequence GTGACTCCGGTCACGCTCGTCACCGGAGCGAGCGCCGGGCTCGGCGCCGAGTTCGCGCGGCGCTATGCCGAACGCGGCGACAGGCTCGTGCTCGTGGCGCGTCGGCAGGACCGGATCGAGGAACTGGCCGCCGAACTGGGCAATGCCCGGTCGGTCGCGATGGACTTGAGCGAGCCCGGCGCCGCCGCCCGCCTTCTCGACGATATCCGCACGAACGGGGAGACGGTCGCGCGGTTGATCAACAATGCGGGGTTCGGCCTCGTCGGGCGTTTCGCAAAGCTCGACGGTACGCAGCAGCGGGCGATGGTCGATCTCAACTGCGGCGTGCTGACCGAGCTTGCGCATGGCGTCCTGCAACCGATGAAGGCCGCGCAGTCCGGCGAAATCCTCAACGTCGCCTCGGTCGCCGCCTTCCAGCCGGGTCCCGGGATGGCGGTCTATTTCGCGACTAAGGCCTATGTCCTGAGTTTTTCGGAAGCGCTCCACGAAGAGGTGCGCGAGAAGGGCGTGAAGGTCAGCTGCCTGTGTCCGGGTGCGACTCGGACTGAATTCGGCGAGGTCGCCGGGTTCGAGGCTTCAAAGGCGATGCAGAAAGCGATGGACACCGTCTCGCAGCAGGCCGCCGAAGTGGTCGATGCGGGGATCCGGGGTCTCGACGCCAACAAGGCCGTCGTCGTGCCCGGCGCCATCAACAAGATTTCCGCCAATTCCAGTCGGTTCCTGCCACGAGCGGCGATGCGGCGGATCACCAAACTGTTGAAGAAATAA
- the mgtE gene encoding magnesium transporter, whose product MSETNTLDDDLVHDAEDRLRPDFVREVVDDVREGRLAEACALVAELHPADRADLIELAEPEDRSALIGALGNLLDADVYAEMNEHVRELVVEEMDPGQAAELTGDMDTDDAVALLEDLDEPDQRAILDAMEPDDRAAVEEALSYPEESAGRIMQRDLIAVPEHWNVGQVIDFMRSDTELADDFWEVFVVGPAHRPVGTTKLSTLLRTKRDVPITAIMQEEQTLIPVDMDQEEVALRFQKYALISAAVVDGGGRLVGMVTVDDIVHIIEEEASEDALLLSGAGDGDINEPVAEAYRDRVRWLIANLGTALLATFVIAQFEGTIARLAILAALMPIVAALGGNAGTQALAVTVRALATNQLTGSNRARAIRREFLVALLNGLTIAFILGIGVGLILDPMMGAVIAVAILFNIIVAGLAGVLVPVALDRLGADPAVASSVFVTTVTDTIGFLAFLGLASAVLL is encoded by the coding sequence ATGAGCGAGACCAACACGCTCGACGACGACCTCGTCCACGATGCCGAGGACCGGCTGCGCCCCGATTTCGTCCGCGAGGTCGTCGACGACGTTCGGGAGGGGCGGCTGGCAGAAGCCTGCGCGCTGGTCGCCGAACTGCATCCCGCCGACCGTGCCGACCTCATCGAACTGGCCGAGCCCGAAGATCGCTCCGCACTGATCGGGGCGCTGGGCAACCTCCTCGACGCCGACGTCTATGCCGAGATGAACGAGCATGTCCGCGAGCTGGTCGTCGAGGAAATGGATCCGGGGCAGGCCGCCGAGCTGACCGGCGACATGGATACCGACGATGCGGTCGCGCTGCTCGAGGATCTCGACGAACCCGACCAGCGCGCGATCCTCGACGCGATGGAGCCCGACGACCGCGCCGCGGTCGAGGAAGCGCTGTCCTATCCCGAGGAAAGCGCCGGGCGCATCATGCAGCGCGATCTTATCGCGGTGCCCGAGCATTGGAACGTGGGTCAGGTCATCGATTTTATGCGATCCGACACCGAACTGGCGGACGATTTCTGGGAAGTGTTCGTGGTCGGACCGGCGCATCGCCCCGTCGGCACAACCAAGCTGTCGACGCTGCTGCGCACCAAGCGCGACGTGCCGATCACCGCCATCATGCAGGAAGAACAGACGCTGATCCCGGTCGACATGGACCAGGAGGAGGTGGCGCTGCGCTTCCAGAAATACGCGCTGATCTCCGCCGCGGTCGTCGACGGCGGCGGGCGGCTCGTCGGGATGGTGACGGTCGACGACATCGTCCACATCATCGAGGAAGAGGCGAGCGAGGACGCGCTGCTCCTGTCGGGCGCGGGCGACGGCGACATCAACGAGCCGGTGGCCGAGGCGTATCGCGACCGCGTCCGCTGGCTGATCGCCAATCTCGGTACCGCACTGCTCGCGACCTTCGTGATCGCGCAGTTCGAAGGGACGATCGCCCGGCTGGCGATCCTCGCCGCGCTGATGCCGATCGTCGCGGCGCTGGGTGGCAATGCGGGGACGCAGGCGCTGGCGGTCACGGTGCGTGCGTTGGCGACCAACCAGCTGACCGGATCGAACCGGGCCCGGGCGATCCGGCGCGAATTCCTCGTCGCCTTGCTCAACGGGCTGACGATCGCGTTCATTCTCGGCATCGGCGTCGGACTGATCCTCGACCCGATGATGGGAGCGGTGATCGCGGTGGCGATCCTGTTCAACATCATCGTCGCGGGGCTTGCGGGTGTGCTGGTGCCCGTCGCGCTCGACCGACTAGGCGCCGATCCCGCGGTGGCGTCGAGCGTCTTCGTGACGACGGTGACCGATACGATCGGCTTTCTCGCGTTTCTGGGCCTGGCGAGCGCGGTCCTGCTCTAA
- a CDS encoding winged helix-turn-helix transcriptional regulator, with protein sequence MSGVTPDIEAFKAAALQCPLPPAIELIGEKWAFLILRSALNGLSHFEQFQAGLGIARNILSDRLSKLVAGDILNRKPDPKDGRKVVYQLTKKGEELLPVVVALRQWGERWGHGCSQIQLADTRDGNPVRTVAVLSSDGRELGLCDLMWLDTKTGASIRRTDRIKL encoded by the coding sequence GTGAGTGGGGTCACGCCGGACATCGAAGCCTTTAAGGCAGCGGCACTGCAATGCCCGTTGCCGCCCGCGATCGAGTTGATCGGGGAGAAATGGGCGTTTCTGATTCTTCGTAGTGCGCTGAACGGTCTGTCGCATTTCGAGCAGTTCCAGGCGGGCCTCGGCATCGCCCGCAACATCCTGTCGGATCGATTGAGCAAACTTGTCGCGGGCGACATCCTCAATCGCAAACCCGATCCCAAGGACGGACGCAAGGTGGTCTACCAGCTGACGAAGAAGGGCGAAGAGCTGCTTCCGGTGGTGGTGGCGTTGCGGCAATGGGGCGAACGGTGGGGACATGGCTGCAGCCAGATTCAGTTGGCCGATACGCGCGACGGGAATCCGGTGCGCACGGTCGCGGTCCTGTCGTCGGACGGACGCGAACTGGGTCTCTGCGATCTCATGTGGCTCGACACCAAGACGGGCGCGAGCATTCGCCGCACCGACCGGATCAAGCTCTAG
- a CDS encoding GIN domain-containing protein — translation MVGTSEQPDGREPARDAGPQDHRTVERAPFEKLIVSGSIVVDVKQGDTQRIEVSGPATMLDDLQIISIDGRAIIGWREGAGWSYNPGHGVDIAITLPRLVEIATSHAATVIVAQMEAEDVQIFANDAGRVHVEDVRAGSAKIIKSGSGKLEIGALVSHRDIMVSKEGAGSLSIDGIEGPSLRGVIDGAGSSRFSGSVGEGQLIKKGAGRADLSNLAGAIQHG, via the coding sequence ATGGTCGGAACGAGTGAGCAGCCGGACGGACGCGAACCCGCGCGTGATGCGGGGCCGCAGGATCACCGCACGGTCGAACGAGCCCCCTTCGAGAAGCTGATCGTCAGCGGTTCGATCGTCGTCGACGTCAAACAGGGCGATACGCAGCGGATCGAGGTCTCGGGACCCGCGACAATGCTCGATGACCTGCAGATCATCTCGATCGATGGACGCGCGATCATTGGCTGGCGCGAGGGCGCCGGTTGGTCGTACAATCCCGGGCACGGCGTCGATATCGCCATCACCCTGCCGCGCCTGGTCGAGATCGCCACAAGTCATGCTGCAACCGTGATCGTCGCCCAGATGGAGGCCGAGGACGTTCAAATCTTCGCAAATGACGCCGGCCGCGTGCACGTCGAAGATGTACGCGCGGGCTCGGCCAAGATCATCAAGTCGGGAAGCGGGAAGCTGGAAATCGGCGCGCTCGTCAGCCACCGCGACATCATGGTGAGCAAGGAGGGGGCGGGATCGCTCTCCATCGACGGGATCGAGGGGCCATCGCTGAGGGGCGTCATCGACGGCGCGGGTTCGTCGCGATTCTCAGGATCGGTCGGCGAAGGGCAACTCATCAAGAAGGGGGCCGGTCGGGCCGATCTGTCGAACCTCGCCGGAGCGATCCAGCACGGCTGA
- the rpoZ gene encoding DNA-directed RNA polymerase subunit omega, translating into MARVTVEDCVDKIDNRFDLVLLAAERARQISGGADLTVDRDRDKNPVVALREIAETTVKPKHLEESLVSSHQKVQVDDEDEIDEMSSLNDQAEALRLTASAPPRPNPSTAD; encoded by the coding sequence ATGGCGCGTGTGACCGTCGAAGATTGCGTCGACAAGATCGACAACCGTTTTGACCTCGTTCTGCTGGCCGCCGAGCGGGCGCGCCAGATTTCGGGCGGCGCCGACCTGACGGTCGATCGCGACCGCGACAAGAACCCGGTCGTCGCGCTGCGCGAGATCGCCGAAACGACGGTCAAGCCCAAGCATCTGGAAGAAAGCCTCGTGTCGAGCCACCAGAAGGTGCAGGTCGACGACGAGGACGAGATCGACGAAATGTCGAGCCTCAACGACCAGGCGGAGGCGCTGCGCCTGACGGCATCGGCCCCGCCGCGTCCCAATCCGAGTACCGCCGACTAG